Proteins from one Bacteroides mediterraneensis genomic window:
- a CDS encoding SusC/RagA family TonB-linked outer membrane protein — protein sequence MKTVSRKVLMCGAFSLSMLGGVPYVQAGAPDYLWAVQQGAKISGIIIDSEGPIIGASVVEKGTSNGTITDLDGRFSLDVKPGAILVISYVGYASQEVKATTGTMRITLKEDNQVLDEVVVTALGIKRERKALGYGVAEVKGESLTKAKETNVINSMAGRVPGLVVSQTASGPSGSTRVILRGSTEMTGNNQPLYVIDGVPLDNTNYGSAGTAGGFDLGDGISGVNPDDIENISVLKGPAASALYGSRASHGVILITTKKADKGEKYSIEYNGTFTVDTQLSKWNDIQQTYGMGSNGLYSVDAIYNTNKSWGPKADGGNNLKYFDGVERPYLIIPNNTEGFFRTGLTATNSAIVSSSNGKTGVRFSITDMRNRDIVPNTHMSRDNFSLRANTSLDKVDLDFSVNYTHEDVLNRPALGDSKANIGKNLMTLSTTYDQAWLKNYEDEDGNYANWNGMDPYNVNPYWGIYKSNNNSKKDQFRMNAKAVWNISPKLKLQGTVGAEFNRFGFNDFQAPTTPGFEAGRLQNSEFNNKMYNAEILALYNNTWEDFDFNGTFGANMFKVDNLTTITTGQDMKIKDAVAISSFDEISVEQNPYTKQMNSVYGAVNLGWKHLIYFDATVRADQSSTLPLNNNVYVYPSFSGSFIFSELIKNRSLLPYGKIRMSWAQVGSDTNPYQLGLTYTKSRFSYPGYTIGYLNNNTVPNENLKPTRTNSFEAGIETKFFNSRLGLDITYYSQTSRDQIMAMATSWTSGYNYRLINAGEIQNKGIEIAINSRPLQIGDFSWDLNVNFSKNVNKVKELVDGTDMFELEKATWLDVQVAAKVGENYGSIIGPDFKRNENGDILIDPHTGMPMYDKTNHVLGNASWDWTGGLVTTFTYKNISLSSVFDVKVGADLYSMSARAAYESGKALETLEGREAWYISEEQRREQGLPKGSPDWKPTGGFIAPGVIDNGDGTYRPNDIYVNPEDYWMSVCRNAPGMFVYDNSYVKCREITLSYRMPEKWLGKVTESITLSLVARNPFIIYKNIPNIDPDSNYNNSTGMGLEYGSLPSRRSYGLNVNVKF from the coding sequence ATGAAAACAGTAAGTAGAAAAGTTTTAATGTGTGGGGCTTTTTCCTTATCTATGTTAGGTGGAGTTCCGTATGTACAAGCAGGTGCTCCTGATTATTTATGGGCGGTTCAGCAAGGAGCTAAGATTTCAGGTATTATAATAGATTCCGAAGGTCCGATTATTGGAGCTTCTGTAGTGGAAAAAGGTACGAGCAACGGAACTATTACGGATTTAGATGGTCGTTTTTCTTTAGATGTAAAACCAGGTGCAATTCTTGTGATTAGTTATGTTGGATATGCTTCGCAAGAGGTAAAAGCAACGACTGGTACAATGAGAATTACGTTGAAAGAAGATAATCAGGTATTGGATGAAGTCGTTGTAACGGCTTTGGGTATTAAGAGAGAGAGAAAGGCTTTGGGATACGGAGTTGCAGAAGTCAAAGGAGAATCTCTTACTAAGGCAAAAGAAACGAATGTAATTAATTCAATGGCAGGACGTGTTCCTGGTTTGGTCGTAAGCCAGACTGCCAGTGGTCCTTCAGGGTCTACACGTGTCATTTTACGTGGTAGTACAGAAATGACCGGTAATAATCAGCCATTATATGTGATTGATGGGGTACCTTTGGATAATACCAATTATGGAAGCGCAGGAACAGCTGGTGGGTTTGACCTTGGTGATGGTATTTCAGGTGTAAATCCCGATGATATTGAAAATATATCAGTGTTGAAAGGACCTGCGGCATCTGCTCTTTATGGTAGCCGTGCCAGTCACGGTGTGATTCTTATTACTACAAAGAAAGCGGATAAAGGTGAAAAATATAGTATTGAATATAATGGTACTTTTACTGTAGATACTCAGCTGTCTAAGTGGAATGACATACAGCAGACTTATGGTATGGGGAGCAATGGTCTCTATAGCGTGGATGCTATCTATAATACTAATAAGAGTTGGGGACCTAAAGCTGATGGTGGTAATAATCTGAAATATTTTGATGGGGTAGAGAGGCCTTACCTTATTATCCCCAATAATACTGAAGGCTTTTTTCGTACAGGGCTTACTGCCACAAACTCAGCTATTGTGTCATCAAGTAATGGTAAGACAGGTGTCAGATTCTCCATTACTGATATGAGGAATCGCGATATCGTGCCTAATACTCACATGAGCCGAGATAATTTCTCGCTTCGTGCAAATACTTCACTTGATAAAGTAGATCTTGATTTTAGCGTGAACTATACTCATGAAGATGTGCTGAATCGTCCAGCCCTTGGCGACAGTAAGGCTAATATTGGGAAAAACCTTATGACTCTTTCTACTACTTATGACCAGGCATGGCTTAAGAATTACGAAGATGAAGATGGAAACTATGCTAACTGGAACGGTATGGACCCTTATAATGTAAATCCGTATTGGGGAATATATAAGAGTAACAACAACTCTAAAAAAGATCAGTTCCGTATGAATGCCAAGGCTGTCTGGAATATATCTCCAAAGTTGAAACTGCAGGGTACAGTCGGGGCAGAGTTCAACAGATTCGGCTTTAATGATTTCCAGGCTCCTACGACTCCTGGATTCGAAGCTGGTAGACTTCAGAATAGTGAGTTCAACAATAAAATGTATAATGCTGAAATTCTTGCATTGTATAACAATACCTGGGAGGATTTTGATTTTAATGGAACATTTGGGGCTAACATGTTCAAAGTTGATAATCTTACTACTATTACAACAGGGCAGGATATGAAGATTAAGGATGCGGTGGCCATTTCCAGTTTTGATGAAATCAGTGTAGAGCAGAATCCTTATACAAAACAGATGAATTCTGTTTATGGAGCTGTGAATTTAGGATGGAAGCATCTGATATATTTTGATGCTACTGTTCGTGCAGACCAGTCATCAACCTTGCCTCTAAATAATAATGTGTATGTCTATCCTTCTTTCTCAGGTAGTTTTATCTTCTCAGAATTGATTAAAAACAGGAGTCTGTTGCCGTATGGTAAGATACGAATGTCGTGGGCGCAGGTAGGTAGTGACACTAACCCATATCAACTGGGGTTGACCTATACAAAATCAAGATTTTCTTATCCTGGATATACAATAGGTTATCTAAATAATAATACAGTTCCGAATGAGAATCTGAAACCCACAAGAACAAATTCGTTTGAAGCCGGTATTGAAACCAAGTTTTTCAATAGTCGTTTAGGACTTGATATTACATATTATTCTCAGACCAGTAGAGACCAGATTATGGCTATGGCTACATCATGGACTTCCGGCTATAATTACCGTCTTATCAATGCTGGTGAGATTCAAAATAAAGGTATAGAAATAGCAATAAATTCGCGTCCTCTCCAGATTGGAGATTTCTCATGGGACTTGAATGTGAACTTCTCTAAAAACGTGAATAAAGTAAAAGAACTGGTCGACGGAACTGATATGTTCGAACTTGAGAAAGCTACATGGCTTGATGTACAGGTAGCTGCTAAGGTAGGCGAAAATTACGGTTCTATCATAGGTCCTGATTTTAAGCGCAATGAGAATGGTGATATTCTTATAGACCCTCATACTGGTATGCCTATGTATGATAAGACCAATCATGTGCTTGGTAATGCATCCTGGGACTGGACGGGTGGTCTTGTTACCACATTTACATATAAGAATATTTCTTTGTCAAGTGTATTTGACGTAAAGGTAGGTGCTGATTTATATTCTATGTCTGCCCGTGCTGCTTATGAATCCGGTAAGGCACTTGAGACTCTTGAAGGGCGTGAGGCATGGTATATATCAGAGGAACAGCGTAGAGAGCAGGGCTTACCGAAAGGTTCGCCCGACTGGAAACCTACCGGAGGATTCATTGCTCCTGGAGTTATTGACAACGGTGATGGTACATATCGCCCAAACGATATATACGTGAACCCCGAAGATTACTGGATGAGTGTTTGTAGAAATGCTCCTGGTATGTTTGTTTATGACAACTCGTACGTAAAATGCCGCGAAATCACATTGAGTTACAGAATGCCTGAAAAGTGGTTGGGAAAAGTGACTGAAAGCATTACCTTGTCATTAGTAGCACGTAATCCATTTATAATCTACAAGAATATTCCTAATATAGACCCGGATTCAAACTATAATAACAGTACAGGTATGGGACTTGAATATGGTTCGCTCCCTTCCAGAAGAAGCTATGGTCTCAATGTGAATGTAAAATTCTAA